The DNA window tcagtcCAATAAGAACGACTTCCGTCGGAAGTGGGACAAGGACGAGTATGAAAACCTCGCTCAGAAACGACTggcggaggagagagacagggagaggagagatgggaaaaTTGCTCCGCCGGTCAAACGGGAACTCCTGCGTCACAGGGACTACAAAGTGGATCTGGAGTCTAAACTGGGAAAGACCATTGTCATCACTAAGACCACTCCTCAGGCGGAGATGGGCGGGTAAGAGTTTCACCATGAACCTGGAAaagtcatttgttttcatgtctttgaATCTTATTAATTAACTGATCGATCATTTCATTATACTTTtctcacatttgtattttttcccgTTTGCGGCCTTGCTCTGACTGGACATCTCACTTCTTCTCTTGCAGTTATTACTGTAACGTCTGTGACTGTGTCGTCAAAGACTCCATCAACTTCTTGGATCACATCAATGGAAAGAAACGTGAGTTCACATCAGGAAAACTAAGAGTCAGAGGTCGTCCAAGACATTTTAGTGCGGGGGTGAAGCCCAAAtgtatttgtaagtgtcaggatggtcactgtgtgtgtgtgtgtgtgtgtgtgtgtgtgtgtgcgtgtgcgtgcagaCCAGAGGAACCTTGGCATGTCGATGCGTGTGGAGCGTTCGTCTTTGGATCAGGTGAAGAAACGTTTCGAGGTGAACaagaagaagctggaggagaagcagaaggaGTATGATTTCGAGGAGCGCATGAAGGAGCTGCGGGAGGAGGTGAGGACGTGGTTTGTTTGACGGCCTTTGTTAATTCCTGCTGTGACATGTAACCCATCAGTTTCTGTTGTGgaaacttttcatttcactttcactcaAACTAGAGCTTTGTGACTGTAAaggcaaataaaaatatttattttatcattgtaAATTAAAGTACATACATTAAATCAATGGGCTGAATATATTACTTCAATGTCTGACTATAGTCTGCTATATATAAtatctaagtgtgtgtgtgttgtcaggagGAGAAGGCAAAGGCCTACAAAAAGGAGAAGCAGAAGGAGAGGAAGCGACGGGCAGAGGATGACGTGGACTTCGAGGAGGACGATGAGATGGCGGCAGTCATGGGTTTCTCAGGCTTTGGCTCGTCCAAGAAGAGTCACTGATGCTCCACGACATGAGACAACACGGTGTTAGAGACCACAACCAGACTGTAAACTCAGGACAGACGAGTcctggcttttattttggtagtttTATCCGTCACTCTGTTGTGATGACGCCTactcctgcagcttcctgtcaGAGACACAAGTAAACGATCGTTGACGCCTGCGATGAAGCTGCCGAGCGAAAAGTCGTCAGAGAAACGATGGACGGACGCGTTCAAgttcctgcagaaaaaaacGAATTCAATTTTTTTGTCAGCTTTTCCTCATTTTTGCTTGACatcaaaataaagtttgacagaaacaaagatTCTTCATGACAACAAAGAAAAGCTCAAACAGCttcactcattttattttgtttttattatataaaataaactatttttttgtttccagtTGATTGGTTTTCTCATGTTTATCAGCCGCTCTGTGTATTCATTTAAACACAATTAATTCCATTATCAACATATTAGTTTTTCTAATACATGTAATGTTAATGTAAAACAAGTACTTGGACTTTGTCTGGAGGCGAAGGTGGCTGCCCCGCCGTGTCTCTTGAAAATGAGTTGGTGCAACTCAAGAGGTTTAAGATTTGAATTtggaaaaccacaaacacaaagagaagttGTCCACAGACTTGTGGCCACGTGTTGATCTGAGTCGTCTCTCATAAAGACATTGAAtttaaatgcagagaaacaaatcatttgtttaatgtttattaAGTTTCCACTTTATTAGAAGTAAAACATTATCATGATGTTGCCAGAGTTTTTCATGATTAAC is part of the Paralichthys olivaceus isolate ysfri-2021 chromosome 15, ASM2471397v2, whole genome shotgun sequence genome and encodes:
- the zmat2 gene encoding zinc finger matrin-type protein 2 isoform X1, encoding MASGSGSNKNDFRRKWDKDEYENLAQKRLAEERDRERRDGKIAPPVKRELLRHRDYKVDLESKLGKTIVITKTTPQAEMGGYYCNVCDCVVKDSINFLDHINGKKHQRNLGMSMRVERSSLDQVKKRFEVNKKKLEEKQKEYDFEERMKELREECVCVVRRRRQRPTKRRSRRRGSDGQRMTWTSRRTMRWRQSWVSQALARPRRVTDAPRHETTRC
- the zmat2 gene encoding zinc finger matrin-type protein 2 isoform X2, which encodes MASGSGSNKNDFRRKWDKDEYENLAQKRLAEERDRERRDGKIAPPVKRELLRHRDYKVDLESKLGKTIVITKTTPQAEMGGYYCNVCDCVVKDSINFLDHINGKKHQRNLGMSMRVERSSLDQVKKRFEVNKKKLEEKQKEYDFEERMKELREEEEKAKAYKKEKQKERKRRAEDDVDFEEDDEMAAVMGFSGFGSSKKSH